One window of candidate division KSB1 bacterium genomic DNA carries:
- a CDS encoding glycoside hydrolase family 16 protein, which translates to MALTIFPCRAAVVCLAAVFSSCGKQTVTPNSEKPAPWEIAGWQLVWHDEFEGQTLDLTKWEHEVNAQGGGNNELQYYTARRENSFVRDGTLVIRALHENYTGPEGTRQYTSARLRTRNKGDWKYGRFEIRAKLPRGQGLWPAIWMLPTDWVYGGWAASGEIDIMELLGHDTKTVYGTLHYGGAWPANVHTGTSFKLAQGDFSETFHTFRLEWEPNEFRWYVDDQLYQTQTKWYTQGHPYPAPFDQRFHLLLNVAVGGNWPGNPDATTVFPQTMVVDYVRVYRRLN; encoded by the coding sequence ATGGCCCTCACGATTTTCCCGTGCCGCGCCGCCGTCGTCTGTCTGGCCGCTGTTTTTTCCTCCTGCGGCAAGCAGACCGTCACTCCCAATTCCGAAAAACCCGCGCCCTGGGAAATCGCGGGCTGGCAGCTCGTCTGGCATGATGAATTCGAGGGGCAAACCCTCGACCTCACGAAATGGGAGCATGAAGTCAATGCCCAGGGCGGCGGCAACAACGAGCTGCAGTACTATACCGCGCGACGGGAAAACTCTTTCGTGCGGGATGGCACCCTGGTGATTCGCGCCTTGCATGAAAACTATACCGGCCCGGAGGGCACGCGGCAATACACCTCCGCACGTCTGCGGACGCGCAACAAGGGTGACTGGAAATATGGCCGCTTCGAGATTCGCGCCAAGCTGCCACGCGGCCAGGGGCTGTGGCCCGCGATATGGATGCTGCCCACCGACTGGGTGTATGGCGGTTGGGCCGCCAGCGGTGAGATCGACATCATGGAGTTGCTCGGCCATGACACCAAGACCGTCTATGGCACGTTGCATTACGGCGGTGCCTGGCCGGCCAATGTTCACACCGGCACCTCCTTCAAGCTGGCACAGGGCGATTTCTCCGAAACGTTTCACACTTTCCGCCTGGAATGGGAGCCGAATGAATTCCGCTGGTACGTCGACGACCAGCTTTACCAAACACAGACCAAATGGTACACGCAGGGCCATCCCTACCCGGCGCCGTTCGACCAGCGCTTTCATCTGCTCTTGAACGTTGCCGTGGGCGGCAACTGGCCCGGCAACCCTGACGCCACCACGGTTTTCCCGCAAACCATGGTCGTGGATTACGTGCGGGTTTATCGCCGGCTGAATTGA
- a CDS encoding PorV/PorQ family protein has translation MGDRTRLLYCLSAALLVFGWAAPAALAQRPYRVGTTAANFLELGYGSAGNAMGEAAVSVAKDLSAIYWNPAGLGYMEQSEAMFLRQPWLADIASTFAGVGLVLPDLGTLSFGFFHVDYGQEEVTNLRQQEGTGELYTANDFALVLGFSRRLTHWFSFGANVKYISSQIWHTSANAMAVDLGVMLNTRFFSVTGERENGLSIGMSISNYGSRMRYGGMDLLNPIDILPAEDGNFRDTPGQFRVEQWELPLLFRLGVSLQPVVGEHARLTLAADALHPNNNSESINLGAEYQYRLPTSGTFYLRGGYKSLFMDEPLFGLTLGGGVEWRMMHNLAVKVDYAFREVDLLGNTHSYSLGVKF, from the coding sequence ATGGGAGATAGAACACGATTGCTTTACTGTTTGTCCGCCGCCCTGCTGGTGTTCGGTTGGGCTGCGCCGGCAGCGCTGGCGCAACGGCCGTATCGCGTCGGTACCACGGCCGCCAATTTTCTCGAGCTGGGTTATGGCAGCGCCGGCAATGCCATGGGCGAAGCGGCCGTGAGCGTTGCGAAAGATCTCTCGGCCATCTACTGGAATCCGGCCGGTCTTGGTTATATGGAGCAAAGTGAAGCCATGTTTTTGCGGCAGCCCTGGCTCGCCGACATTGCCAGCACGTTTGCGGGGGTGGGACTGGTGCTGCCGGATTTGGGCACGCTCTCCTTCGGCTTCTTTCACGTCGATTACGGCCAGGAGGAAGTCACCAACCTGCGCCAGCAGGAGGGCACCGGCGAACTGTACACCGCCAATGATTTTGCCCTGGTGCTGGGCTTTTCCCGGCGGTTGACACACTGGTTTTCGTTCGGGGCTAACGTCAAATACATCTCCTCGCAAATCTGGCATACCAGTGCCAACGCCATGGCGGTGGATTTGGGCGTGATGCTCAACACCCGTTTCTTCTCCGTCACCGGCGAGCGCGAAAACGGTCTGAGCATCGGCATGAGCATCTCCAACTACGGCTCGCGCATGCGCTACGGTGGCATGGATTTGCTCAATCCCATCGACATTCTGCCGGCCGAAGATGGCAACTTTCGGGACACCCCCGGCCAATTTCGCGTGGAGCAATGGGAACTGCCCCTGCTCTTTCGGCTGGGCGTCTCGCTGCAGCCTGTGGTGGGAGAGCACGCGCGACTGACGCTCGCCGCGGATGCCCTGCACCCCAACAACAACAGCGAGTCCATCAACCTGGGCGCGGAATATCAATACCGCCTGCCCACCTCCGGCACCTTCTACCTGCGCGGCGGCTACAAGTCGTTGTTCATGGATGAACCCCTCTTCGGCCTGACTCTGGGCGGCGGGGTGGAATGGCGCATGATGCACAATCTGGCCGTCAAGGTGGACTATGCCTTTCGCGAGGTTGACCTGCTGGGCAACACGCATTCCTATTCCCTGGGTGTGAAGTTCTGA
- a CDS encoding TonB-dependent receptor gives MKRRFGWLLAGAGLLLCASGMVHAQTTGKIAGRVLDQETGSGLPGASVQLEGTTRGAAADANGDFFILNVPPGSYVVRVQMMGYEPVRVTAVQVSVNRTATVEVKLKPTVLTSAEEVVVMAERLAVKKDQTSSIRNVSSEQIENLPVESVAAVVSLQPGVVAGHFRGGRTTEVSYLIDGLQVDESFGGEGKTVDLEPEAIQDLEVITGTFNAEYGRAMSGVVNAVTKDGSESYHGAISAELGNYYTPHKDIFIGLRDEEFDRNQDYKFQLSGPVPLLRRKLTFFSNLRYQNYRNHLNGLRRFRVSDFSNFQSDNPAEWVSEHTGDSAYVPMNGSQNVSFTGKLTSNLFRSFKTSLLYNYNDDVWHSYDHAFKYNPDGMAAAYRRTHMYALQLNHLFSRNAFYEIKLQYVDYYNGWYVYKNPLDPRYVNDRFFYNDGPGFYTGGQQKGHVERTLKDFNAKFDLSWQVHKHHSLKTGVLYTHHNLDNRDVQIRNLYAGTDQEFLLYQPVIFPDSSIYSDIYRVKPREFSAYLQDKMEFDEMVINLGVRYDYFDPNTVYPSQRRNPANQLRFPDNPEKMSTYPRAKPQTQISPRLGLSYQLSDVALLHFSYGHFFQMPPMYALYENHSFQVAPTDYETTMGNAQVKAEKTVQYEIGLWQQLAEGMGVDVALFYRDIYDLLSARIVSTFNQIEYGLYSNKDYGNARGLEVKYDFVSGKVFTNVNYTLQFTRGNADNPRFTFDRAGDSRDPIPTLIPMSWDQRHTLNASVGYNTAKYGATLTGYYNSGTPYTMSPLADNRLALINLHPNNAKQPSQYSVDLTAYYNLRLAGNFNARFTLSVYNLLDRLNEVWVNPQTGRAYTAIITPSDLAGHRSNFNEFIDRVQNPAMYSTPRYVKLGMGITF, from the coding sequence ATGAAAAGAAGGTTCGGTTGGTTGCTCGCCGGCGCGGGGTTGCTGCTCTGCGCCAGCGGCATGGTCCATGCACAAACCACCGGGAAAATTGCCGGCAGGGTGCTGGATCAGGAAACCGGCAGCGGTCTGCCGGGCGCGAGTGTGCAGTTGGAAGGCACGACGCGCGGTGCGGCTGCCGATGCCAACGGTGATTTTTTCATTCTCAATGTGCCGCCCGGCAGCTATGTGGTGCGGGTGCAAATGATGGGCTATGAGCCGGTGCGCGTCACGGCGGTGCAGGTGTCGGTGAATCGCACGGCCACCGTCGAGGTGAAACTCAAACCCACGGTGCTGACCTCCGCGGAGGAAGTGGTGGTGATGGCCGAGCGGCTGGCGGTGAAAAAGGATCAGACCAGCTCGATCCGCAATGTCTCCTCCGAACAAATCGAAAACCTGCCGGTGGAAAGCGTGGCCGCGGTGGTCAGTCTGCAGCCGGGCGTGGTGGCCGGCCACTTTCGCGGCGGCCGTACCACCGAGGTGTCCTACCTGATCGATGGTTTGCAGGTCGATGAAAGCTTCGGCGGCGAGGGCAAAACCGTGGATTTGGAGCCGGAGGCGATTCAAGACCTGGAAGTCATCACCGGCACCTTCAACGCCGAATACGGCCGGGCGATGAGCGGTGTGGTCAATGCCGTGACCAAGGACGGCAGTGAGAGCTATCATGGTGCGATCTCTGCCGAGCTGGGCAACTACTACACGCCCCACAAAGACATCTTCATCGGCCTGCGCGATGAGGAATTCGACCGCAATCAGGATTACAAATTTCAGCTCAGCGGGCCGGTGCCGTTGCTGCGCCGCAAACTGACTTTCTTTTCCAACTTGCGCTACCAGAATTACCGCAACCATCTCAACGGCCTCCGCCGTTTCCGCGTTTCGGATTTCAGCAACTTCCAGTCGGACAACCCCGCGGAATGGGTTTCGGAGCACACGGGCGACAGCGCTTATGTTCCAATGAACGGCTCGCAGAACGTTTCGTTCACCGGCAAGCTGACCTCGAATCTGTTCCGTTCCTTCAAAACGTCGTTGCTCTACAATTACAACGATGACGTCTGGCACAGTTACGATCATGCCTTCAAGTACAACCCGGACGGCATGGCGGCCGCCTACCGCCGCACCCACATGTATGCGCTGCAACTCAATCATCTCTTTTCCCGCAACGCTTTCTACGAAATCAAGCTGCAGTACGTGGACTACTACAACGGCTGGTATGTCTACAAGAATCCCCTGGATCCGCGCTATGTCAATGACCGTTTTTTTTACAACGATGGCCCGGGCTTCTATACCGGTGGGCAGCAGAAGGGTCACGTGGAGCGCACCCTGAAGGACTTCAATGCCAAGTTTGATTTGTCCTGGCAGGTGCACAAGCATCACAGCCTGAAGACCGGGGTGTTGTACACCCATCATAATCTCGACAACCGCGACGTGCAAATCCGCAACCTGTATGCCGGCACGGACCAGGAGTTCCTGCTCTATCAGCCCGTCATTTTCCCGGACTCCAGCATCTACTCCGACATCTACCGGGTGAAGCCGCGCGAGTTCTCCGCGTATCTGCAGGACAAGATGGAATTCGATGAAATGGTGATCAATCTGGGTGTGCGCTATGACTACTTCGATCCCAACACCGTTTATCCCTCGCAGCGCCGCAACCCCGCCAACCAGTTGCGCTTCCCCGACAATCCGGAAAAGATGTCGACCTATCCCAGAGCCAAGCCGCAAACGCAAATCAGCCCGCGGCTCGGCCTGTCCTATCAGTTGAGTGATGTCGCGCTGCTGCATTTCAGCTACGGCCATTTCTTCCAGATGCCGCCGATGTATGCCCTGTATGAGAACCATTCCTTCCAGGTGGCGCCCACCGATTATGAAACCACCATGGGCAACGCCCAGGTCAAAGCTGAGAAAACCGTGCAATACGAAATCGGCCTGTGGCAGCAGCTCGCCGAGGGCATGGGAGTGGACGTGGCGCTCTTTTACCGCGACATTTACGATCTGCTGAGCGCCCGCATCGTCAGCACCTTCAACCAGATCGAATACGGCTTGTACTCCAACAAGGACTATGGCAATGCCCGCGGCCTGGAAGTGAAGTATGACTTTGTTTCTGGCAAGGTTTTTACCAACGTCAATTACACCCTGCAATTCACCCGCGGCAATGCCGACAATCCGCGGTTCACATTCGATCGCGCGGGCGACAGCCGCGACCCGATCCCCACGCTCATCCCGATGAGCTGGGATCAGCGTCACACCCTCAATGCCAGCGTGGGCTACAACACCGCGAAATACGGCGCCACCCTCACCGGCTATTACAACTCCGGCACGCCCTACACGATGTCCCCGCTGGCGGACAACCGGCTGGCGCTCATCAACCTCCACCCCAACAATGCCAAGCAACCGAGCCAGTACAGTGTCGATCTCACCGCCTATTACAATCTGCGACTGGCCGGCAACTTCAATGCGCGCTTCACGTTGTCGGTGTACAATCTGCTGGACCGGCTCAATGAAGTCTGGGTCAACCCCCAGACCGGCCGCGCCTACACCGCGATCATCACGCCCTCGGATTTGGCCGGCCACCGCAGCAATTTCAACGAATTCATCGATCGCGTACAAAACCCGGCAATGTACTCGACGCCGCGCTACGTCAAGCTGGGGATGGGGATTACGTTCTAA
- a CDS encoding T9SS type A sorting domain-containing protein: protein MLLLFPGGYALAQIASLDASLRLQTVAGIAIPHQNGIPVPSFEKQRRTTINLAGPWRKQRFAANHDLTLLKRDAAGMAELLAEAAGRQEPGYDDSGWPLHHIPGVENTINAYEKRPEYYQDGVWYRRVFAVPGELRGKFAKLIFYAVNYVADVWLNGRYLGYHEGGYTSFAFDATPALRYDTLNVIAVRVDNPPWGSRTDIIPYSRVDWFNYTGILHDVYLEFADEISVVRADIVPKDLNGRLQTTVTVFNAGTAPQDVEIALQVYAARVDSQNILSESAADLLGAPVAVSGETRHGNSVPAREAAVWRTEIIIANPRLWSPQTPHLYILQVTLARGSRVVDAFHTQFGVRTAKTSGTKFLLNEKPAFFVGVARHEDHPVYGRSMPVAAIYNDLVKIKALNANWLRTAHYPNHPFTYLATDRLGLVVMEEIPLWQFDVALAWVLQNLIRHLHEQMFREMVFRDYNRPSIVLWSTNNESMDVDNRRVFIKRVNEELDSLYPDGRLVGQSAAADRPGPHDPSQTVSDFAGWTMYFGIFYGQQAYTETKYFLVDANLAHPNKPILNTEFGYWSSENGSTAGQQVTIFNETFRALKQRAAIDSVGKYDCCGYLMAATWWCAFDWYRMTEGYQSMGVLRMDRVTEKPVTPVLRAAYLPYFKTGGFATAVEERGADGSRLPQHPQLEQNYPNPFNPGTKIRFMLPQARHVRLRVLDVLGREKAVLLDEVKNAGSHEVIFSTAQPGGDWPSGVYFCELSAGAERAVKKMILLR, encoded by the coding sequence GTGTTGCTGCTGTTTCCCGGCGGCTATGCGCTCGCGCAAATAGCCTCGCTTGATGCCTCGTTGCGCCTGCAAACGGTGGCGGGCATTGCCATTCCCCATCAAAACGGCATCCCTGTCCCTTCTTTTGAAAAGCAGCGGCGCACGACCATCAACCTCGCCGGGCCGTGGCGCAAACAGCGCTTCGCGGCCAATCACGACTTGACGTTGCTGAAACGCGATGCCGCCGGCATGGCCGAGTTACTGGCGGAGGCCGCCGGCCGGCAGGAACCGGGCTATGATGACAGCGGCTGGCCTCTTCATCACATTCCCGGCGTCGAGAATACCATCAATGCTTATGAGAAGCGACCGGAGTATTATCAGGATGGCGTGTGGTACCGCCGCGTGTTTGCCGTTCCCGGCGAACTGCGCGGCAAGTTTGCCAAGCTGATTTTTTATGCCGTCAACTACGTCGCCGATGTCTGGCTCAACGGCCGGTATCTCGGCTATCACGAGGGCGGATACACCTCCTTTGCCTTCGATGCAACGCCGGCGCTGCGATATGACACGCTCAATGTCATCGCGGTACGCGTTGATAATCCGCCGTGGGGCTCACGCACCGACATCATCCCCTATTCGCGCGTCGACTGGTTCAACTATACCGGCATCCTTCACGATGTTTACCTGGAGTTTGCCGACGAAATTTCCGTGGTGCGCGCCGATATCGTGCCCAAAGACCTCAACGGCCGCCTCCAGACAACGGTGACAGTTTTCAATGCCGGGACCGCCCCGCAGGATGTCGAAATTGCCCTGCAGGTTTATGCCGCACGCGTCGACTCGCAAAATATCCTCTCGGAAAGCGCCGCTGATTTGCTCGGCGCGCCCGTCGCGGTGAGCGGCGAGACGCGCCATGGCAACAGCGTGCCGGCGCGGGAGGCCGCGGTGTGGCGCACGGAGATTATCATTGCCAACCCGCGGTTATGGTCGCCGCAGACACCGCATCTCTACATCCTGCAGGTGACGCTGGCGCGCGGCAGCCGGGTGGTGGATGCGTTTCACACCCAATTTGGCGTTCGCACCGCCAAAACCTCCGGCACCAAGTTTCTGCTCAATGAAAAACCGGCCTTCTTTGTCGGCGTGGCGCGCCATGAGGATCATCCGGTTTACGGCCGCAGCATGCCGGTCGCGGCGATCTACAACGACCTGGTGAAAATCAAAGCCCTCAACGCCAACTGGCTGCGCACGGCGCATTATCCCAACCACCCCTTCACCTATCTCGCCACTGACCGGCTGGGCTTGGTGGTAATGGAGGAAATTCCCCTCTGGCAATTCGACGTGGCCCTGGCCTGGGTGCTGCAAAATCTCATTCGCCACCTGCACGAGCAAATGTTCAGGGAAATGGTGTTCCGCGACTACAACCGGCCCTCGATTGTCCTGTGGAGCACCAACAATGAAAGCATGGATGTTGACAACCGCCGGGTGTTCATCAAGCGTGTCAATGAAGAGCTGGACAGCCTGTATCCCGACGGCCGGCTGGTGGGCCAGTCTGCGGCGGCCGACCGCCCCGGGCCGCATGATCCCTCGCAAACAGTGAGTGATTTTGCCGGCTGGACGATGTATTTCGGCATCTTTTACGGCCAGCAGGCTTACACCGAAACCAAATACTTTCTTGTTGATGCCAATCTCGCTCATCCCAACAAGCCCATTCTCAACACCGAATTCGGCTACTGGTCCTCGGAAAACGGCAGCACCGCCGGCCAGCAAGTCACGATTTTCAATGAAACCTTTCGCGCGCTCAAACAGCGCGCCGCCATCGACAGCGTGGGGAAGTATGATTGTTGCGGCTACCTGATGGCGGCGACGTGGTGGTGCGCCTTCGATTGGTACCGCATGACGGAGGGTTATCAGAGCATGGGTGTGTTGCGCATGGATCGCGTCACCGAAAAGCCGGTGACGCCGGTGTTGCGCGCCGCCTATTTGCCTTATTTCAAAACCGGCGGTTTTGCCACTGCCGTGGAGGAGAGGGGGGCGGATGGCAGCCGGCTGCCGCAGCATCCGCAGTTGGAGCAAAACTATCCCAATCCCTTCAATCCGGGCACGAAAATTCGTTTCATGCTGCCCCAAGCGCGGCACGTGAGGCTCAGGGTGCTGGATGTCCTCGGCAGGGAGAAGGCGGTGCTGCTGGACGAGGTGAAAAACGCCGGTTCCCATGAAGTGATTTTTTCAACTGCACAACCTGGCGGGGATTGGCCCAGTGGCGTCTATTTTTGTGAATTGTCCGCCGGCGCCGAAAGGGCGGTGAAGAAGATGATCTTGCTGCGCTAG
- a CDS encoding cellulase family glycosylhydrolase: protein MRTKFFLLIFLQVLGTVDCPAQFVQARGKEIIDPAGRPLLLRGIGLGGWLVPEGYMLHVPGYGSPTAIRTLIEQLLGPADTAEFYRRYQANYVNEKDIRLIASWGCNSIRLPFHYQLLSPKDQPEVFLEEGFQVLDSLITWCKRAGLYVVLDMHCAPGGQNANNISDSDGQARLWTEPANQDRTVAIWRQIAARYANEPWIAGYDLLNEPVMPAGFTNLDLRNLYRRIALAIREVDANHLLFLEGSNFATDFTDLAPPLFYGSNVAYSFHKYWNETTQPTIQSYLNLRDNWNVPLWMGESGENSNPWFYETIKLLEENNIGWSWWTHKKVHTITSPFSAPFSPGYQTVLDYWNGRTDKPGPDLARAALFGLADNLALEKCTPRPDVLRALFDREFNTRLQPYAPHSLPGKIPCVAFDFGNAGLAYHDQDFKKTRWDVDQPWNSGREFRNDGVDIEASKDAQGAAYGIGWIADGEWVKYSVIVQSAGIYEVNFRTASPNGGGLLKLLRDGRELAPAIAVPRTAGWYDWTTLRVPNIALPAGRQVLTLFFVRGGFNINQMEFVLKTPTTVDNRPDGAMLEDFHLQQNYPNPLRLAGRQGLGATAGSAATTIAFSLPVEAQVSLNLHTLCGREIRTLNHGWLRAGRHTVAWDGRDRHGRMVSAGIYVYSLRAGSHCLSRKLLVLP, encoded by the coding sequence ATGCGCACAAAATTTTTCCTGCTGATCTTTCTGCAGGTGCTCGGCACCGTGGATTGTCCCGCCCAATTCGTGCAGGCCCGCGGCAAGGAAATCATCGATCCCGCCGGCCGGCCGTTGCTGCTGCGCGGCATTGGCCTGGGCGGCTGGCTCGTGCCGGAAGGCTACATGCTGCACGTGCCGGGTTATGGCTCGCCTACCGCGATCCGCACGCTCATTGAACAGTTGCTGGGGCCGGCAGATACCGCGGAGTTTTACCGCCGCTATCAGGCCAATTATGTCAATGAGAAGGATATTCGCCTGATTGCGAGCTGGGGGTGCAACAGCATCCGCCTGCCCTTCCATTATCAACTGCTCTCGCCCAAAGACCAGCCGGAGGTTTTTCTGGAAGAGGGCTTTCAGGTGCTCGATTCCCTCATCACCTGGTGCAAACGCGCCGGCTTGTACGTGGTGCTCGATATGCACTGTGCCCCTGGCGGCCAGAACGCCAACAATATCAGCGACAGTGACGGCCAGGCGCGTTTGTGGACCGAGCCGGCGAATCAGGACCGCACCGTGGCCATTTGGCGCCAAATCGCCGCGCGCTATGCCAACGAACCATGGATCGCCGGCTATGATTTGCTCAATGAGCCGGTGATGCCGGCAGGCTTCACCAACCTGGACCTGCGCAATCTCTACCGGCGCATTGCCCTGGCGATTCGCGAGGTGGATGCCAACCACCTGCTCTTTCTCGAAGGCAGCAATTTCGCGACGGATTTCACCGACCTCGCGCCGCCGCTGTTCTACGGCAGTAACGTGGCCTACAGCTTTCACAAATACTGGAATGAAACCACGCAGCCGACCATTCAATCCTATCTGAATTTGCGCGACAATTGGAATGTGCCGCTGTGGATGGGCGAGTCCGGGGAAAATTCCAATCCCTGGTTTTATGAGACCATCAAGCTGCTGGAGGAAAACAACATCGGCTGGAGCTGGTGGACGCACAAGAAAGTTCACACCATCACCAGCCCCTTCTCCGCGCCGTTTTCGCCGGGCTATCAAACCGTGCTCGATTACTGGAATGGCAGGACGGACAAACCCGGCCCCGATCTCGCGCGCGCCGCGCTGTTCGGCCTGGCCGACAATCTGGCGCTGGAAAAATGCACACCACGGCCGGACGTGCTGCGCGCGCTTTTTGACCGCGAGTTCAACACCCGCCTGCAACCCTACGCCCCGCACAGCCTGCCCGGTAAAATCCCGTGCGTCGCGTTCGACTTTGGCAACGCCGGCCTGGCCTATCACGATCAGGATTTCAAGAAAACGCGCTGGGATGTCGATCAGCCCTGGAACAGCGGCCGGGAATTCCGCAATGATGGCGTCGATATCGAAGCCAGCAAAGACGCCCAGGGCGCGGCCTACGGCATCGGCTGGATTGCCGATGGCGAGTGGGTGAAATATTCCGTCATCGTGCAATCAGCCGGGATTTACGAAGTCAATTTCCGCACTGCCAGCCCGAATGGTGGCGGCCTGCTCAAGCTGTTGCGCGACGGCCGGGAGCTTGCTCCCGCCATCGCGGTGCCGCGCACAGCCGGCTGGTATGATTGGACGACGCTGCGTGTGCCGAATATTGCGCTGCCGGCCGGCAGGCAGGTGTTGACGCTGTTTTTCGTGCGCGGCGGCTTCAATATCAACCAAATGGAATTCGTTTTGAAAACACCCACAACGGTTGACAACAGGCCCGACGGTGCGATGTTGGAGGATTTTCATTTGCAGCAAAACTATCCCAACCCCCTGCGTCTGGCCGGCAGGCAGGGCCTGGGCGCAACCGCCGGCAGCGCCGCCACCACCATTGCGTTCTCGCTGCCTGTTGAAGCGCAGGTGAGTTTGAATCTCCACACCCTCTGCGGCCGCGAGATTCGCACGCTCAACCACGGCTGGCTGCGCGCCGGCCGGCACACAGTGGCGTGGGACGGCCGCGACCGCCACGGCCGGATGGTCAGTGCCGGCATCTACGTGTATTCCCTGCGCGCCGGCAGCCACTGCCTGTCACGCAAATTGCTCGTGCTGCCCTGA
- a CDS encoding glycoside hydrolase family 5 protein: MKSSALLCALALVLMFSACSKEGSNPTAPEKEPFPDAFTLNQRLGRGMNLGNALEAPNEGEWGVTLRSEYFDWIKSAGFTSIRLPVRWSAHTSGTAPFTIETAFLRRVDWAVNQALTRDLPVVLNVHHFEELMQNPAAEKARFLAIWEQLAAHYRDHSPALIFELLNEPMGNLTPALWNEYLQEAITVIRKTNPTRTLMVGPGYWYSISALHSLLLPEQDDYLIVSVHYYNPFAFTHQGAEWVPGSEAWLGTQWLGTAAEQQAIAREFMPAVVWAANNQRPLNLGEFGAYSKADMSSRARWTAFVARLAEANGMSWHYWEFIAGFGAYDAANNRWHEPLLNALIPKPGPLP, from the coding sequence ATGAAATCGTCCGCACTGCTGTGCGCTCTCGCTCTCGTGCTGATGTTCAGCGCTTGTTCAAAAGAGGGCAGCAACCCCACGGCGCCGGAAAAAGAACCATTTCCCGATGCCTTCACTCTCAATCAGCGGCTGGGGCGCGGCATGAATCTCGGCAATGCGCTGGAGGCGCCCAATGAGGGCGAGTGGGGGGTGACGCTGCGCAGCGAGTATTTCGACTGGATCAAAAGCGCGGGGTTTACCTCCATCCGGCTGCCGGTGCGCTGGTCGGCACACACCTCCGGCACGGCACCCTTCACCATCGAGACCGCCTTTTTGCGGCGGGTGGATTGGGCGGTGAACCAGGCGCTCACCCGCGATCTGCCGGTGGTGCTCAATGTGCATCACTTTGAAGAGTTGATGCAGAATCCCGCGGCGGAAAAGGCGCGCTTCCTGGCGATTTGGGAACAATTGGCGGCGCATTATCGCGACCATTCGCCGGCGCTGATTTTTGAACTGCTCAACGAGCCGATGGGCAATCTCACACCGGCCTTGTGGAATGAGTACCTGCAGGAGGCGATCACCGTTATCCGCAAAACCAATCCCACCCGCACACTCATGGTCGGGCCGGGGTACTGGTACAGCATCAGTGCGCTCCACAGCCTGTTGTTGCCGGAGCAGGACGATTACCTCATTGTCTCCGTGCATTACTACAATCCGTTTGCTTTCACCCATCAGGGTGCGGAGTGGGTGCCCGGCAGCGAGGCTTGGCTGGGCACCCAATGGCTGGGCACGGCTGCGGAGCAGCAGGCGATCGCCCGTGAATTCATGCCAGCCGTGGTTTGGGCCGCGAACAATCAACGGCCGTTGAATCTCGGTGAGTTTGGCGCCTACAGCAAGGCCGATATGTCCTCGCGTGCACGCTGGACGGCCTTTGTCGCGCGCCTGGCGGAAGCCAATGGCATGAGCTGGCACTATTGGGAATTCATTGCCGGATTCGGCGCCTATGATGCGGCCAACAACCGCTGGCACGAACCCCTGCTCAACGCCCTCATTCCCAAACCCGGGCCGTTGCCGTGA